A single genomic interval of Camelina sativa cultivar DH55 chromosome 11, Cs, whole genome shotgun sequence harbors:
- the LOC104724151 gene encoding 1-aminocyclopropane-1-carboxylate oxidase homolog 3: protein MEVASFDRTRELKAFDETNTGVKGLVEAGISQIPRIFHHSSANLANPKSLPLDLLHLKTIPTIDLGGRIFETLIERKNAIEGIKEAAKKWGFFQVINHGVSLDLLTKMKDGVRGFHEQSPQVRKELYCRDLTRKFHYSSNFDLYSSPAANWRDTVTCNMAPDPPNPQDLPEILRDVMIEYSEEVMNLGEFLFTLLSEALGLNPNHLNDMDCSKGMVMLGHYYPPCPEPDLTLGTSQHADNSFLTVLLPDQIGGLQVLREGYWFDVPHVPGALIINVGDLLQLITNDNFISLEHRVLANRATRARISVACFFTSSMGPNPTLYGPVRELVSEENPPKYRETTIRDYNAYFNAKGLDGTSALVHFKI, encoded by the exons ATGGAGGTTGCTTCATTCGATCGTACCCGTGAGCTTAAGGCTTTCGATGAAACCAATACGGGTGTGAAAGGACTCGTCGAGGCAGGAATCTCACAGATTCCACGCATCTTCCATCACTCATCTGCCAACCtagcaaaccctaaatccctTCCCTTGGACTTGCTACATCTCAAGACGATCCCAACGATCGATCTGGGAGGACGGATCTTTGAAACCTTGATCGAACGCAAGAACGCGATTGAAGGGATTAAAGAAGCAGCAAAGAAGTGGGGTTTCTTCCAGGTGATCAACCATGGAGTTTCACTCGATCTTCTTACGAAGATGAAAGATGGAGTTCGTGGGTTTCACGAGCAATCTCCACAAGTGAGGAAAGAGCTCTACTGTCGCGATTTGACAAGAAAGTTTCACTATTCAAGTAATTTCGATCTCTACTCTTCTCCAGCAGCAAATTGGAGAGACACTGTTACTTGTAACATGGCTCCAGATCCTCCGAATCCACAAGATCTTCCAGAAAttttaag GGATGTCATGATAGAGTATTCGGAGGAAGTGATGAATTTGGGTGAATTTCTCTTTACGCTACTATCAGAAGCTTTAGGGTTGAACCCTAATCACCTTAATGACATGGATTGCTCTAAGGGTATGGTCATGCTTGGCCATTACTACCCACCGTGTCCAGAACCTGACCTAACTTTAGGCACAAGTCAGCACGCCGACAACTCTTTTCTTACCGTCCTTCTTCCAGATCAGATCGGAGGCCTTCAGGTACTTCGTGAAGGGTACTGGTTCGATGTTCCTCATGTTCCCGGAGCTCTAATCATCAACGTCGGAGATCTCCTACAG CTTATAACAAACGACAACTTCATAAGTTTGGAGCATAGAGTACTGGCGAACAGAGCAACTAGGGCTCGGATCTCTGTGGCATGTTTCTTCACCAGCTCCATGGGACCGAACCCTACACTATACGGACCCGTTAGAGAGCTTGTGTCCGAAGAAAACCCTCCAAAGTACAGAGAGACCACCATTAGAGACTACAATGCTTACTTCAATGCCAAAGGACTTGACGGAACCTCTGCTTTGGTCCactttaaaatatga